The following proteins are co-located in the Clavibacter capsici genome:
- the ubiE gene encoding bifunctional demethylmenaquinone methyltransferase/2-methoxy-6-polyprenyl-1,4-benzoquinol methylase UbiE gives MRADLSKKPGQVSAMFDEVSSAYDRTNTFLSVGNDQLWRVATTRAVAPVAGERILDLAAGTGTSSAALAASGAHVVAADFSEGMLEVGRRRHAGNPRIEFVHADATDLPFDDDSFDAVTISFGLRNVVEPRKGLDELLRVLKPGGRIVICEFSTPPVPLVRRGYDLYMRTVAPALTKLVSSNASAYEYLNESIQAWPDQATLSSWLREAGFASVEHRDLTAGIVALHRGVKPAGRHAAPRPAAS, from the coding sequence ATGCGAGCAGACCTCAGCAAGAAGCCCGGCCAGGTGTCGGCCATGTTCGACGAGGTCTCGAGCGCCTACGACCGCACGAACACCTTCCTCTCGGTAGGGAACGACCAGCTCTGGCGCGTCGCCACCACGCGGGCCGTCGCGCCCGTCGCGGGCGAGCGGATCCTCGACCTCGCGGCCGGCACGGGCACCTCGAGCGCGGCGCTCGCCGCGTCGGGCGCGCACGTGGTCGCGGCCGACTTCTCCGAGGGGATGCTCGAGGTCGGCCGCCGCCGGCACGCCGGCAACCCGCGCATCGAGTTCGTGCACGCCGACGCCACCGACCTCCCCTTCGACGACGACTCGTTCGACGCCGTCACCATCTCCTTCGGCCTCCGCAACGTCGTCGAGCCGCGGAAGGGCCTCGACGAGCTGCTCCGGGTGCTGAAGCCCGGCGGCCGCATCGTCATCTGCGAGTTCAGCACCCCGCCCGTCCCGCTCGTGCGCCGCGGCTACGACCTCTACATGAGGACGGTCGCGCCGGCGCTCACGAAGCTCGTGAGCTCCAACGCCAGCGCGTACGAGTACCTCAACGAGTCGATCCAGGCCTGGCCCGACCAGGCGACGCTGAGCTCGTGGCTCCGCGAGGCCGGGTTCGCGTCGGTCGAGCACCGCGACCTCACCGCCGGGATCGTGGCGCTGCACCGCGGCGTCAAGCCCGCCGGCCGTCACGCCGCTCCCCGTCCCGCCGCGTCCTGA
- a CDS encoding isochorismate synthase, which yields MTATRVRALLVDTTPVDSIARLVPLLDARHPLLWLRHGSGMGGIGEALRLEFRGPDRVRDAAAAWREVAAAARVTDPLGIPGTGLIAFGAFAFADDSAAASVLVVPRIVVGRRDGVSWVTRIRLADQEDGDVASPLDALAAGALPVPERTGAEYRLHLRPGSMGPDDYEAAVASAVATIQAGDVQKVVLARDLVGRLPLGGDLRLALSRFALGYPDCWTYAVDGLIGASPETLVRVGGGRVGARVLAGTVSRGTDAQADAAAAAGLAASPKDNEEHAFARDSVLDALRPHSRDLSTTDAPFTLKLPNLWHLASDVTGTLGDGSSSLDLVGALHPTAAVAGHPTAASLELIAELEPTDRGRYAGPVGWVAADGDGEWAIALRGAQVDPSGAIVAHAGAGIVAGSDPERERAETAMKFRPVVEALG from the coding sequence GTGACCGCCACCCGCGTCCGAGCGCTCCTCGTCGACACCACCCCCGTCGACTCCATCGCCCGGCTCGTCCCCCTCCTCGACGCCCGCCACCCGCTCCTGTGGCTGCGGCACGGATCCGGGATGGGGGGCATCGGCGAGGCGCTGCGGCTGGAGTTCCGCGGGCCGGACCGCGTGCGCGACGCCGCCGCCGCGTGGCGCGAGGTCGCGGCCGCCGCCCGCGTCACGGATCCGCTCGGGATCCCCGGCACCGGCCTCATCGCGTTCGGCGCCTTCGCGTTCGCCGACGACTCCGCGGCCGCCAGCGTGCTCGTCGTGCCGCGCATCGTCGTCGGGCGTCGCGACGGGGTGTCGTGGGTGACGCGGATCCGGCTGGCCGACCAGGAGGACGGCGACGTCGCCTCCCCGCTCGACGCGCTGGCGGCCGGCGCCCTCCCCGTGCCCGAGCGCACCGGCGCCGAGTACCGGCTGCACCTGCGGCCGGGCTCCATGGGCCCCGACGACTACGAGGCCGCCGTCGCGAGCGCCGTCGCGACCATCCAGGCGGGCGACGTGCAGAAGGTCGTGCTCGCGCGCGACCTCGTGGGCCGCCTGCCCCTCGGCGGCGACCTCCGCCTCGCCCTCAGCCGCTTCGCGCTCGGCTACCCCGACTGCTGGACCTACGCGGTCGACGGCCTCATCGGCGCGAGCCCCGAGACGCTCGTGCGCGTCGGCGGCGGACGGGTCGGTGCGCGCGTCCTCGCGGGCACGGTCTCGCGCGGCACGGACGCGCAGGCCGACGCCGCCGCGGCCGCCGGCCTCGCCGCCAGCCCCAAGGACAACGAGGAGCACGCGTTCGCCCGCGACAGCGTCCTCGACGCGCTCCGCCCGCACAGCCGCGACCTCTCCACCACGGACGCGCCCTTCACCCTCAAGCTGCCGAACCTGTGGCACCTGGCGAGCGACGTCACGGGCACGCTGGGCGACGGATCCTCGTCGCTCGACCTCGTGGGCGCCCTGCACCCGACCGCCGCGGTCGCCGGGCACCCGACCGCCGCGTCGCTCGAGCTGATCGCCGAGCTCGAGCCCACCGACCGGGGGCGGTACGCCGGACCGGTCGGCTGGGTCGCTGCCGACGGCGACGGCGAGTGGGCCATCGCGCTGCGCGGCGCCCAGGTGGATCCGTCGGGCGCCATCGTCGCGCACGCGGGCGCCGGCATCGTCGCGGGATCCGACCCGGAGCGCGAGCGCGCCGAGACCGCGATGAAGTTCCGGCCGGTCGTGGAGGCGCTGGGCTAG